Genomic segment of Pseudomonas sp. DY-1:
TGGTACGCCGGGGGCGAAGAATGCCCTGGGCTGCGGCGCCATCGAACACAAGATGGGCATCAAGGGCGCTGCCACCTGCGTCATGAACTTCGACGGCGCCACTGGCTGGCTGATCGGCGAAGCCAACCAGGGCCTGGCCTGCATGTTCACCATGATGAACGACGCGCGCTTTCAGGTCGGCCTGCAAGGGCTCGGCATCGGTGAGCAGGCCTTCCAGGGTGCCCTTGCCTATGCCCGCGAGCGGCTGCAGTCGCGCGCCTTGAGCGGGCCGGCGGCGCCGGACAAACCGGCGGACCCGATCATCCACCACCCCGATGTCCGGCGCATGCTGCTGACCCAGAAGACCCTGGTGGAAGGTAGTCGCATGCTGGCTGTCTACTGCGCTCGCCAGCTGGACCTGGAGCACGGCCACCCGGATGCCACCCAGCGCAAGGCCGCCGGTCGGCGTGCGGCGCTGCTGATTCCCATCGTCAAGGCCTTCTTCACCGACATGGGCCAGGAAGTGGCCAGCCTCGGGGTACAGGTCTACGGTGGCCACGGCTTCATCCGCGAGTGGGGCATGGAACAGCTGATGCGCGACAGCCGCATCACGCAGCTTTACGAAGGCACCAACGGCATCCAGGCGCTCGACCTGATCCGTCGCAAGCTGATGGGTGATGGCGGGGCCGAGCTGGCCGCCTTGCAGGACGAAATCGCCGCGCTGGCCGATGCCCAGTTGCAGCGTGCCGAGTTGGCCGAACTGGCTGGCGCCGTGCTGGCGCGTCTGCAGGAGTGGCGTGGGCTGAGCGCGACCCTGCTGGATCGGGTGCGGGAGAACCCTGAAGAAATTGGAGCCGCCTCAGTGGACTTCCTGCAGTACTCGGCCTATGTGCTATTGGCGGGCTTCTGGTTGCAGGCCGCAGCGCGGGCCCAGGACATCCTGGATTCCGGCACGTCGGAGGCGGACTTCTACCAGGCCAAGTTGCACAGCGCGCGTTTCTATCTGCGTCGCGTGCTGCCGCGCGCCAGCAGTCATCGTGAAGCCCTGTTGGGCGGAGCAGACTGCCTGATGGCATTGCCCGAGGCTCATTTCGCGTTTTGACGGCGTTTACCGTCGCGGTACGCCTGGACAACAACAAGGGAGGACGCCCGGATGCAGCCCTTCAGCTTTGCCACCACCGCGCAGATTCTTTGCGAATCCGGCTCGGCCGCACGCCTGGCCGAACTCTGCCGCGAGCGCGGTGCCCAGCGCGTTGTGCTGGTGACCGATCCCGGCATCACCCGGCTCGGCCTGCTGGACGATATCCTCCTCGGATTCGCTCTCGAGGGCCTCAGCGTTGCGGTCTACGACCAGGTCCAGGCTGATCCGCCCGAGGCAGTGGTGCTGGAGGCCGTGGAACTGGCGAAGGTCCTTGGCGCCGAGCTGGTGGTGGGCTTTGGCGGTGGTAGCTCGATGGACGTGGCCAAGCTGGTGGCGTTGCTGGCCCACCCTGACTGCCGCCAGGATCTGGCGGACATCTATGGAGTGGGCAACGCGCGCGGTCGGCGCCTGCCGCTGCTGCAGGTACCAACTACCGCTGGCACCGGCTCCGAGGTGACGCCGATCGCCATCGTCACTACTGGCGAGACCACCAAGATGGGTGTTGTCTCACCGCTGCTGCTGCCGGACCTCGCGTTGCTGGATGCAGACCTGACCCTCGGCCTGCCGCCAGCGGTCACCGCGGCAACCGGGATCGACGCCATGGTTCACGCCATCGAGTCTTACACCAGCAAGCTGAAGAAGAACCCGCTGTCCGACCTGCTGGGCCGCGAAGCGTTACGCCTCCTGGCCGGCAACCTCGACGCGGTAGTCCAGGACGGCCGCAACCGCGAAGCACGGCAGGCCATGTTGCTGGGTGCGTGCCTCGCCGGCCAGGCATTCGCCAATGCGCCGGTGGCAGCTGTGCATGCACTGGCCTACCCGCTGGGTGGGCACTTCCATATTCCCCATGGTCTCTCCAACGCCCTGGTGCTGCCCCACGTGCTGAGTTTCAACGCCTCGGCAGCTGCCCCGCTCTACGCAGAGCTGGCGCCGCTGGTGCTTGGCAGCAATCTCAGGCCGGGCAGCGAGGCGCAGCTCACCGAGCAGTTGATCCGCGAACTCGCCGCCTTCAGTGAACGCAGCGGGTTGCCCACGCGCTTGCGTGATGCCGGAGTACCCGAGGCGATGCTGCCGCGCCTGGCGAGCGATGCCATGTTGCAACAACGGCTGTTGGTGAATAATCCGCGCGAGGTCAGCGAAGAGCAGGCCCTGGCTATCTACCAGTCGGCCTTCTGACCCTCCTGTAGGAGCCAGCTTGATGGCGAATGCAGCTGTTCGCGAGCAAGCTCGCTCCTGCATGAGTCGATCCAACCGAACCCAGGGAACCCCATGAGCCAACCCCAACACATGCGCGTTGACTACCGCCACTTCCAGCCCATCACCACGCGCTGGCATGACAACGATATCTACGGCCATGTGAACAACGTGGTCTATTACGGATTCTTCGACAGTGCCGTGAACACCTACCTGATCGAGCAAGGCGGGCTGGATATCCACGAAGGTAACGTGGTGGGTTTCGTGGTGAGCTCCTCCTGCGACTACTTCGCCTCCATCGCTTTCCCCGACCGCATCGAGGTCGGCCTGCGGGTGGGCAAGCTGGGCAACAGCTCGGTGCAGTACGAACTGGCGATCTTCAAGCAGGGCGAGATCGACGCCTGCGCGGCCGGACGTTTCGTCCATGTCTTCGTCGATCGTGAGAACAACCGGCCGGTGCCGATTCCCGAGGCGCTGCGTGCAGCGTTGGCGGAGTTGGTGGTGGAGGGCTGACGCATTTCTTTCGTAGGGGCGAATTCATTCGCGAAGGGCAGCGTAGCTGTCCCCTTGATAGCGTCAGGGGCAGACCGGCGGTCTGCATGGCAAATGAATTCGCCCCTACAGACAACTTTCACCCAGTCGACCCGAAACGGCTGAAATAGCGACATCTGTCAGCCCGACCGTCCATCCGCTCTACCCATCGTTTGCGTGAATCCGCACAATGCGCGCCAAACCCGAATCGTCCTGACCGGCTGCGAGGTGAAACACCACGCGGCAGGGTTCTTTCTTTTCGCTTGATCTGCAGCATGGAGGGCGGGACGCGATCGGGGTCCAATCTCCATTCCGGGGCCGGCTCGTAGTGCGGCCCGATGTTCAGCGGTACCTGCCATGACTCATGCAAACGGCTCCATCCTGCAACGCTTGAAACGCACCAGCCTGGTGACTCGGATCATCGTCGGCCTGATCGCCGGCATCGCCCTCGCCCTGATCACTCCCCAGTACGCCAGCGCCGTCGGCCTGCTCGGCAAACTCTTCGTCATGGCGCTGAAGGCCGTGGCACCCGTGCTGGTGTTCGTCCTGGTGATCGCTGCCATCGCCAATCACAAGCCGGGCGAGCGTACGCATATCCGCCCGATTCTCGTGCTCTACCTGATCGGTACCTTCTCCGCCGCCGTGGTGGCGGTGATGGCTTCCAGTCTCTTTCCCTCGACCCTCACCCTGGCCACTGGCGCTGCCGACCTGGCGCCGCCCAGCAACATTTCCGAGGTGTTGCTGAGCCTGCTGGGCAGTGCCGTGGCCAACCCGGTGACTGCCCTGACGGAGGCCAACTTCATCGGCATCCTGGTCTGGGCCGTGGGCCTGGGTATTGCCATTCGCCAGGGCAGCGAAACCACCCGCAACGTGTTCAGTGACCTGTCCCATGGTGTGTCGCTGATCGTACGCGTGGTGATCAGCTTCGCCCCGCTGGGCATCTTCGGCCTGGTTGCCTCGACCCTCGCCGAGAACGGCATTGGCGTGCTGGCCGACTACGCCCACCTGCTGGCGGTGCTGCTGGGCTGCATGTTGTTCGTGGCCTTCGTCGTGAACCCGCTGATCGTATTCTCGAAGATTCGCCGCAACCCCTATCCGCTGGTGCTGACCTGCCTGCGTGAAAGCGGCATCACCGCGTTCTTCACCCGCAGTTCGGCAGCCAACATTCCGGTCAACCTGCAGCTGGCGGAGAAGCTTGGCCTGCATGAGGACACCTACTCGGTCTCCATTCCGCTGGGCGCCACCATCAACATGGCCGGCGCAGCCATCACCATCACCGTGCTGACCCTGGCGGCAGTGAAGACGCTGGGGATCGTCGTCGACATTCCCACCGCGATCCTGCTCAGCGTCGTAGCCTCGATCTGCGCCTGTGGCGCTTCCGGTGTGGCGGGGGGCTCGCTGCTGCTGATCCCGCTGGCCTGCAGCCTGTTTGGCATCCCCAGTGAAGTGGCGATGCAAGTCGTGGCCGTTGGCTTCATCATCGGCATCCTCCAGGATGCCGCCGAGACCGCGCTGAACTCCTCCACCGACGTGCTCTTCACCGCAGCTGCCTGCATGGCCAGCGGCGATGTGGACGAAGTGCGTGCCGAGCAGCTCGGCTGATTTCGGCCTGAAATGAAAAAGCCCGGCATAGGCCGGGCTTTTTCATGGGGGCAGCAATCAGTGGCGATGCTTGCGGTGCTTGTGATGGCCGTCGTGATCGTCCTTGGTCAGCTCGGTGGCGATGGCGCCGCCCGCTGCACCGCCCAGGCCTGCGCCGATGGCAGAACCGGTGGAGCCGCCCAGTGCGCGGCCGGCTACCGAGCCACCCGCAGCGCCCAGA
This window contains:
- a CDS encoding acyl-CoA dehydrogenase C-terminal domain-containing protein, which codes for MAYKAPLRDMRFVLHELFDVAGHCELLANGLDRELIDGVLEEGARYASEVVSPLNRNSDEEGVILEQGAVTTPKGFREAYRQYCDNGWASMTGPQEFGGQGFPQMVACSFHEMLMGASLSFRVYSGLTEGAVLALYKHGSDTLKQAYLEKLVSGQWAGTMCLTEPQAGTDLALLRTRAEPQADGSYKVSGSKIFISGGEQDLSENIVHLVLARLPDAPVGVKGISLLLVPKFIANPDGTPGAKNALGCGAIEHKMGIKGAATCVMNFDGATGWLIGEANQGLACMFTMMNDARFQVGLQGLGIGEQAFQGALAYARERLQSRALSGPAAPDKPADPIIHHPDVRRMLLTQKTLVEGSRMLAVYCARQLDLEHGHPDATQRKAAGRRAALLIPIVKAFFTDMGQEVASLGVQVYGGHGFIREWGMEQLMRDSRITQLYEGTNGIQALDLIRRKLMGDGGAELAALQDEIAALADAQLQRAELAELAGAVLARLQEWRGLSATLLDRVRENPEEIGAASVDFLQYSAYVLLAGFWLQAAARAQDILDSGTSEADFYQAKLHSARFYLRRVLPRASSHREALLGGADCLMALPEAHFAF
- a CDS encoding thioesterase family protein, which encodes MSQPQHMRVDYRHFQPITTRWHDNDIYGHVNNVVYYGFFDSAVNTYLIEQGGLDIHEGNVVGFVVSSSCDYFASIAFPDRIEVGLRVGKLGNSSVQYELAIFKQGEIDACAAGRFVHVFVDRENNRPVPIPEALRAALAELVVEG
- a CDS encoding iron-containing alcohol dehydrogenase; translated protein: MQPFSFATTAQILCESGSAARLAELCRERGAQRVVLVTDPGITRLGLLDDILLGFALEGLSVAVYDQVQADPPEAVVLEAVELAKVLGAELVVGFGGGSSMDVAKLVALLAHPDCRQDLADIYGVGNARGRRLPLLQVPTTAGTGSEVTPIAIVTTGETTKMGVVSPLLLPDLALLDADLTLGLPPAVTAATGIDAMVHAIESYTSKLKKNPLSDLLGREALRLLAGNLDAVVQDGRNREARQAMLLGACLAGQAFANAPVAAVHALAYPLGGHFHIPHGLSNALVLPHVLSFNASAAAPLYAELAPLVLGSNLRPGSEAQLTEQLIRELAAFSERSGLPTRLRDAGVPEAMLPRLASDAMLQQRLLVNNPREVSEEQALAIYQSAF
- the sstT gene encoding serine/threonine transporter SstT: MTHANGSILQRLKRTSLVTRIIVGLIAGIALALITPQYASAVGLLGKLFVMALKAVAPVLVFVLVIAAIANHKPGERTHIRPILVLYLIGTFSAAVVAVMASSLFPSTLTLATGAADLAPPSNISEVLLSLLGSAVANPVTALTEANFIGILVWAVGLGIAIRQGSETTRNVFSDLSHGVSLIVRVVISFAPLGIFGLVASTLAENGIGVLADYAHLLAVLLGCMLFVAFVVNPLIVFSKIRRNPYPLVLTCLRESGITAFFTRSSAANIPVNLQLAEKLGLHEDTYSVSIPLGATINMAGAAITITVLTLAAVKTLGIVVDIPTAILLSVVASICACGASGVAGGSLLLIPLACSLFGIPSEVAMQVVAVGFIIGILQDAAETALNSSTDVLFTAAACMASGDVDEVRAEQLG